GTGCTGAAAGAAAAACCGCTGCAATGGCCGGGCTGTGATTTTTGGAAGCCCGTTAGCGCGTGGCAGGAAATGAACATGGAGTTGCACGCCTTTCCTTATGATGTTAAGATGCCGTATCTCGGCCAGCTCTTGGAGCCGGAATTTGTCAAGCGGCAGATTGAGGAGCGGCTGCCCAATTTCGGATTGTCGCGCGAGTGGACGTGCCGCGAAGTGACTTGCCACAAAATCAAATACATGCCGACGCGGCGTTGCGTTTTGCGCTACGAGTTCGTGGTGGCTGGCGCGGTGAACCAGCAACGGCAGATTGTTTTTTACAGCAAAACCTACAACAGCGCGAACAGCCGTTATGTTTACGACGTCCTGAGCGCCGTCTGCGCCAGCCCGGCGTGCAACAACGGCGTGCTGAATATTCCGGCGCCGATTGCCAATCTCGATACCGCGAATACGCTTTGGCAACAGGCGTGGCAAGGAACGAAGTTCGGTTCTGTTATGCGCGAGCGCGGCTGGGTCAGTCTGCCGCACTCCGGGTTCATGCCCAAAATTGCGGCGATGCTGGCGGCCTTGCACCAGGTTGAAATTCCGCATGTGCCTCTTGCCGGTGGCCCGGCGCCGGCAAAGGCAATTGAAAACGCCTACGGCGATGCCGATGATATTGCGGCATTCCTGCCGGAGAAGCAGGCGGTTTTGACGGCGGCGGCGAAAACCTTGGCGGAGTTGGCGCCCGAGATCGCCAATCATTCCACGGTTGCGACGATTCACGGCTCGTTTAAAGTGGCGCAGCTTTTGTGCCGCGAGG
The window above is part of the Cytophagia bacterium CHB2 genome. Proteins encoded here:
- a CDS encoding aminoglycoside phosphotransferase family protein; translation: MTNGTIHDHKLPQLQQATDTKIMAAAFEDYFRNQYPSRGLKVNDCQISRLQHRPGKECNITYRLSGHDRDRRSYDQWIFAKMSANGENHKAVLKEKPLQWPGCDFWKPVSAWQEMNMELHAFPYDVKMPYLGQLLEPEFVKRQIEERLPNFGLSREWTCREVTCHKIKYMPTRRCVLRYEFVVAGAVNQQRQIVFYSKTYNSANSRYVYDVLSAVCASPACNNGVLNIPAPIANLDTANTLWQQAWQGTKFGSVMRERGWVSLPHSGFMPKIAAMLAALHQVEIPHVPLAGGPAPAKAIENAYGDADDIAAFLPEKQAVLTAAAKTLAELAPEIANHSTVATIHGSFKVAQLLCREAELALVDFDSISRGDPLYDVAEFFASILYLIVSDGIPAPPIRESLESFWAEYQQRVSWHCDRRRLAWYLVAFLLGKMHSSLKRSEVKALANMPLAFDLIAEWLEVAKRKA